AAAAATGAAGTAAAAGTTCAAAACTTAACACAACAAGAATTGTGCTGGTTACTAGAAGGACTATCCATAGCACAACCAAAAGCGATAGCAATAGCTAAATTTTCAAAGGCATTAACTAATGGTGATTCTTCTAAAAATCCTCCAATAGCTTCTAAATGTCTGAAAAATGAACTTTTGATGGCAAGGTAGCTATAAGTGTAGCTGGCGAAACTCTCTCTGATGTTTTTCTACTGTCAATGTATCTGATAGGAACATATATTCCAAATTTTTAATATGCAATATTCACTAACTTTTTTGAATATTTTTAATGTAATTATACAAACTTCACAAAAATAAAAAAACACAACAAAGGTCGTTAAACCCTTGTTGTGCTTTTGCTTAAACAGCTTATTTATCTTCAGCTACGAATGGTAATAATGCCATAATACGTGAACGTTTAATAGCTGTAGTTAATTTACGTTGGTATTTTGCACTTGTACCAGTTACGCGACGTGGAAGAATTTTTCCACGTTCAGAAATGAACTTTTTAAGTAAATCTACATCTTTATAGTCGATTGTAGTAATGTTGTTTGAAGTGAAGTAGCAAACTTTACGGCGTTTGCGGCCTCCGCGACGTTGTGCCATTTACAGTCTCCTCCTTTTTGTTTATTTTTAGCGTTTTTTCGTTCTAACGCTTTTTAGAATGGTAAGTCATCCTCAGAAACTTCTATTGGACCTTTGCTTGAAGCAAATGGATCCTCATCTACACGTGTATAATTTTGCTGATTTTGAGGTTGTTGATAAGAACCAAACGGATCCTGCTGTTGATTTCCATACTGTGGTTGGCTTGTACTGTATGCAGGCTGATTTCCATATGATGGCTGGGCTCCAAACTGTTGGTTTTGAGAAGCTCCTCCACTGCGCGGTTCTAAGAACTGCACAGAATCTGCTACTACATCTGTTGTATAAACACGTTTGCCGTCTTGCCCTTCAAAACTGCCTGTTTGAATACGACCGTCAACACCAATCAAACTCCCTTTTTTCATGAAGTTTGCTAAGTTTTCAGCCTGTTTTCTCCATGCCACACAGCTTATGAAATCAGCTTCACGTTCACCTGATTGATTCGAAAATGCTCTATTTACAGCTACTGTAAAACGAGTCATTGGAATACCACTTGGCGTATAGCGAAGCTCTGGATCCTTTGTTAGTCTTCCAACTAATACAACACGGTTAATCATCAAATACAACCTCCTTTTCAGCTTTTTTTATTTCAATTTTTATTATTATTCTTCTTCACGAACTGCGATGTGACGAATAATATCTTCACTAATGTTAGCTAAACGAGTGTACTCATCGATTGCTACTGTACCAGCGTTTACTTTCACGATTTGGTAGTAACCTTCGCGGAAGTCGTTGATTTCGTAAGCAAGGCGGCGTTTGCCCCATTCTTTTGACTCGATGATTTCAGCACCATTTGAAGTTAATACTTCGTTGAAGCGTTCAACTAAAGCTTTTTTAGCTTCTTCTTCAATATTTGGGCGAACGATGTACATTAATTCATACTTTCTCATCTAATTTTGCACCTCCTTATGGACTTTGGCTCACTTCATGAGCGAGCAAGGAGTGAATAATTCTATTACTCACATCGTTGAATTGTATCATAATTCTATAATGTTTGCAACAAAGAATATCAGTTCCACTTTCTTAATAAACTCAGATATAATGGAAAAAAGGACGTGGTATTTTGGAAAATCATACTAATCCAATCATTATCGAATTAAATATGAAACAAATTGCAAAAATTAATTTATGGGCGACTTTGTTACTTTCTATACTTTTCATCTTTGCCAATAGTCTTATTCATCAACATTTAACGATAACCATAACATTTTGGGGTTTCCTTATCTTTATCATTGGTTACGTTTTGTTAATAGTACTACATGAAATTTTTCATCTGATCGGTTTCTTAATGTTTGGTAAAGTAAAAATAAAAGAGCTTGATTATGGGGTAAATTTAAAGCTTGGTGTTGCTTATGCTACAACAACCAAACCTTTAAAAAACAGTGCGATGAAGAAAGCTTTATTATTACCTTTATGGACAACTGGCGTTTTACCAACAATTTTAGGTTTTATCATAGATTCAAATTTAGTCGTTCTTCTAGGTGCATTTCTGATTGCTGGTGCAGCAGGTGATATATATATGTACAAGGAGCTTATAAAGCTTCCTAAAAATGCACTTATAAAAGAT
Above is a genomic segment from Lysinibacillus sp. PLM2 containing:
- the ssb gene encoding single-stranded DNA-binding protein, which produces MINRVVLVGRLTKDPELRYTPSGIPMTRFTVAVNRAFSNQSGEREADFISCVAWRKQAENLANFMKKGSLIGVDGRIQTGSFEGQDGKRVYTTDVVADSVQFLEPRSGGASQNQQFGAQPSYGNQPAYSTSQPQYGNQQQDPFGSYQQPQNQQNYTRVDEDPFASSKGPIEVSEDDLPF
- the rpsR gene encoding 30S ribosomal protein S18, whose translation is MAQRRGGRKRRKVCYFTSNNITTIDYKDVDLLKKFISERGKILPRRVTGTSAKYQRKLTTAIKRSRIMALLPFVAEDK
- a CDS encoding diaminopimelate epimerase; the encoded protein is MENHTNPIIIELNMKQIAKINLWATLLLSILFIFANSLIHQHLTITITFWGFLIFIIGYVLLIVLHEIFHLIGFLMFGKVKIKELDYGVNLKLGVAYATTTKPLKNSAMKKALLLPLWTTGVLPTILGFIIDSNLVVLLGAFLIAGAAGDIYMYKELIKLPKNALIKDDPHLPRLYVYTDTNR
- the rpsF gene encoding 30S ribosomal protein S6 is translated as MRKYELMYIVRPNIEEEAKKALVERFNEVLTSNGAEIIESKEWGKRRLAYEINDFREGYYQIVKVNAGTVAIDEYTRLANISEDIIRHIAVREEE